In Myxococcus stipitatus, the following are encoded in one genomic region:
- a CDS encoding peptide chain release factor-like protein codes for MTTSPTRRQAALEALALDDEGLLKMCEVDYFIASGPGGQHRNTTASGVRLTHGATELSVTATERRSQIQNKGVALERLREGLKALTFVPKVRRPTRPSAGAKRRRLEGKKRTSEKKSLRGKGDW; via the coding sequence ATGACCACTTCCCCCACACGCCGCCAAGCCGCACTGGAGGCCCTCGCGCTCGACGACGAGGGTCTGCTGAAGATGTGCGAGGTGGACTACTTCATCGCCTCCGGTCCTGGCGGACAGCACCGCAACACCACGGCCAGCGGCGTGCGACTCACTCACGGCGCCACCGAGCTGTCCGTCACCGCGACCGAGCGCCGCAGTCAAATCCAGAACAAGGGCGTCGCCCTGGAGCGTCTGCGCGAGGGCCTGAAGGCCCTCACCTTCGTCCCCAAGGTCCGCCGCCCCACGCGCCCCAGCGCGGGCGCCAAGCGCCGGCGGCTCGAGGGCAAGAAGCGCACGTCGGAGAAGAAGTCCCTGCGAGGCAAGGGCGACTGGTAG
- a CDS encoding M3 family metallopeptidase, with product MLVGCLGSSARTSERASGVHASLVPRAGLLLAATPERFMEACRRDIQEVRKAVARLTSPRPEHAPAEEVLTTYDDAIALLDDAVGRSGIGASVHPDSAFRAAAERCEQAVERVRTDISLDRRVYDALASLDLEHQDAVTRRWVARVLRGFKRAGVDRDTATRERVRELQEELIVLGQEFSRHIHDDVRNLDVPPAALAGLPEDYVRTHPPGPDGVVRLATNSADMGPFMTYAQDASTREALWRLGRRRGHPHNLDTLARMLHARHALATLLGYPNWAAYAAEDKMVRRQQVAANFIEELAAAVAGRMREEYAALLERKRRDVPDATRVEPWEQAWLEERVRAERFRFDSRELRPYFEYSRVKQGVLDLTSQMFGLTYHRVTDVPVWHPDVEVWDVYEGTERRGRFYLDMHPRPGKYTHAAQWDLAVGREGKSLPEGVLTCNFPRPGSRPALLQHSEVRAFFHEFGHLMHHLLGGRARWAGLSGTRTEGDFVEAPAQVLEEWAWSAESLQRFARHVDTDAPMPEDLISRMRRADSFGKGLWVRQQLFYAAVSLHLHDDTNPADTDDSTPLVMELQERYLPFRAVDGTYAHLAFTQLDGDYSALYYSYLWSLVIARDLLTPFEQHGMMDATTAHRYRDTVLAPGGSKDAADLVRDFLGRGYDFGAYSRWLQGR from the coding sequence ATGCTCGTGGGGTGCCTGGGCTCATCGGCCCGGACATCGGAACGCGCAAGTGGCGTGCACGCGTCGCTCGTCCCCAGGGCCGGACTGCTGCTCGCGGCCACTCCCGAGCGCTTCATGGAAGCGTGCCGGCGGGACATCCAGGAAGTGCGCAAGGCCGTGGCGAGGCTGACGTCTCCTCGGCCCGAGCACGCGCCGGCCGAGGAGGTGCTCACCACGTATGACGACGCCATCGCGCTCCTGGACGATGCCGTGGGGCGCTCGGGCATTGGCGCCAGCGTGCACCCGGACTCGGCCTTCCGGGCCGCGGCGGAGCGCTGTGAGCAGGCGGTGGAGCGCGTGCGCACGGACATCTCGTTGGACCGGCGCGTCTATGACGCCCTGGCCTCGCTCGACCTGGAGCATCAGGACGCGGTGACGCGCCGCTGGGTGGCGCGGGTGCTGCGCGGCTTCAAGCGCGCGGGAGTGGACCGGGACACCGCCACGCGGGAGCGCGTGCGCGAACTCCAGGAGGAGCTCATCGTGCTGGGGCAGGAGTTCAGCCGGCACATCCACGACGACGTGCGCAACCTGGACGTGCCCCCGGCCGCGCTGGCGGGGCTGCCCGAGGACTACGTCCGCACCCACCCACCGGGCCCGGATGGGGTCGTGCGCCTGGCGACGAACTCCGCCGACATGGGCCCCTTCATGACGTACGCCCAGGACGCGTCCACGCGCGAGGCGCTGTGGCGGCTGGGCCGGCGCCGGGGGCATCCTCACAACCTGGACACGCTGGCGCGGATGCTCCATGCGCGCCACGCGCTGGCCACGCTGCTGGGCTATCCGAACTGGGCGGCCTATGCCGCAGAAGACAAGATGGTGCGCCGGCAGCAGGTGGCCGCGAACTTCATCGAGGAGCTGGCCGCCGCCGTCGCCGGGCGCATGCGCGAGGAGTACGCCGCGCTGCTGGAGCGCAAGCGCAGGGACGTGCCCGACGCCACCCGCGTGGAGCCCTGGGAGCAGGCGTGGCTGGAGGAGCGCGTGCGCGCGGAGCGCTTCCGCTTCGACTCCCGCGAGCTGCGGCCCTACTTCGAATACTCGCGGGTGAAGCAGGGCGTGCTGGACCTCACCTCCCAGATGTTCGGCCTCACCTACCACCGGGTGACAGATGTACCCGTGTGGCATCCGGACGTGGAGGTCTGGGACGTCTACGAAGGCACCGAGCGGCGAGGCCGCTTCTACCTGGACATGCACCCGCGCCCCGGCAAGTACACCCACGCCGCGCAGTGGGACCTGGCCGTGGGCCGAGAGGGGAAGTCACTGCCCGAGGGCGTGCTGACGTGCAACTTCCCGCGCCCCGGCAGCCGCCCCGCGCTGCTCCAGCACTCCGAGGTGCGGGCGTTCTTCCACGAGTTCGGCCACCTGATGCACCACCTCTTGGGAGGCCGCGCGCGGTGGGCGGGCCTGTCCGGCACACGCACCGAGGGAGACTTCGTGGAGGCCCCCGCCCAGGTGCTGGAGGAGTGGGCCTGGAGCGCGGAGTCCCTCCAGCGCTTCGCGCGCCACGTCGACACGGACGCGCCCATGCCGGAGGACCTCATCTCGCGGATGCGCCGCGCGGACTCCTTCGGCAAGGGGCTGTGGGTCCGCCAGCAACTCTTCTACGCCGCCGTCAGCCTCCACCTCCACGACGACACCAACCCGGCGGACACCGACGACTCCACGCCGCTCGTGATGGAGCTCCAGGAGCGCTACCTGCCCTTCCGCGCCGTGGACGGCACCTACGCCCATCTCGCCTTCACCCAGCTCGACGGCGACTACTCCGCGCTCTACTACTCGTATCTCTGGTCGCTCGTCATCGCGCGAGACTTGCTCACCCCCTTCGAGCAGCACGGGATGATGGACGCCACCACCGCCCACCGCTACCGCGACACCGTGCTGGCACCGGGCGGCTCCAAGGACGCCGCGGACCTGGTGCGTGACTTCCTGGGCCGTGGCTACGACTTCGGGGCGTACTCGCGTTGGCTGCAAGGCCGCTGA
- a CDS encoding response regulator, which yields MSHILVVDDDASHRALICDALEEMGYRTVQATNGREALDHLEGDMPAAVLLDLRMPVMSGWGLLDALKKMPRARGLPIIIISGYGFEWEAELVGAAGYISKPVDLDKVRLTVQQIVGPPEMAFVH from the coding sequence ATGTCCCACATCCTGGTCGTCGATGACGATGCGAGCCACCGCGCGCTCATCTGCGATGCCCTCGAGGAGATGGGTTACCGCACCGTCCAGGCCACCAACGGCCGCGAGGCGCTGGACCACCTGGAGGGCGACATGCCCGCCGCGGTGTTGTTGGACCTGCGCATGCCGGTGATGAGCGGCTGGGGGCTCTTGGACGCGCTGAAGAAGATGCCGCGCGCGCGGGGCCTGCCCATCATCATCATCTCGGGCTACGGCTTCGAGTGGGAGGCGGAGCTGGTGGGCGCCGCGGGCTACATCTCCAAGCCGGTGGACCTGGACAAGGTGCGGCTGACGGTGCAGCAGATCGTCGGCCCGCCGGAGATGGCCTTCGTGCACTGA
- a CDS encoding YceI family protein: MALKTWQLDTTHTTIGFMVRHMVVAKVHGRFTRFEGKVVVPGEDLAQGSVEVKIDATSIDTGVEQRDNHLRSQDFFDAGAFPKLIFRSKRVQDAGKGHYRVVGDLTIRDVTREVVLETELLGKVKDPWGNERLAFQASTSIDRKDFGLSWNQALEAGGLLVGERVDISLDVQAVAVAAEKAA, from the coding sequence ATGGCCCTCAAGACCTGGCAGTTGGACACGACCCACACGACGATCGGCTTCATGGTGCGCCACATGGTGGTGGCCAAGGTGCATGGCCGCTTCACGCGCTTCGAGGGGAAGGTGGTGGTGCCTGGGGAGGACCTCGCGCAGGGCTCGGTGGAGGTGAAGATCGACGCGACGAGCATCGACACGGGGGTGGAGCAGCGTGACAACCACCTGCGCTCGCAGGACTTCTTCGACGCGGGCGCGTTCCCGAAGCTCATCTTCCGCAGCAAGCGCGTGCAGGACGCGGGCAAGGGCCACTACCGCGTGGTGGGTGACCTCACCATCCGCGACGTCACGCGCGAGGTGGTGCTGGAGACGGAGCTGCTCGGAAAGGTGAAGGACCCGTGGGGCAACGAGCGGCTGGCCTTCCAGGCGAGCACCAGCATCGACCGGAAGGACTTCGGCCTCTCGTGGAACCAGGCGCTGGAGGCAGGCGGGCTGTTGGTGGGGGAGCGTGTGGATATCTCGCTGGACGTCCAGGCGGTGGCCGTGGCGGCGGAGAAGGCCGCGTGA
- the glmU gene encoding bifunctional UDP-N-acetylglucosamine diphosphorylase/glucosamine-1-phosphate N-acetyltransferase GlmU: MLRRMTGLSAVVLCAGKGTRMKSKKAKVLHAILGKPLCAYPLKRALELGATSVVPVVGHQAEAVETELRALFPQAPLRFALQREQRGTADAVRSAEEALKGFSGRVLILYGDVPLLRRETLSALLSAHDASGGVLAMVTTVLEDPTGYGRVLRENGRVVRVVEQKDATAEQRAVRECNAGIYSVDAAFLWKALAEIKPNNAQGEYYLTDLVELAAKQGEVASVAVDATETAGVNDRVELAARARVLQRRINEAHMRAGVTLVDPDTTFIEEDVVVGADTEVGPGVTLMSGSVIGQDVVIGPGCVVSASTVADGSVLKPYSVLEEARVGVRNVIGPFARLRPGTELAEDVHLGNFVETKKAVIGKGTKANHLTYLGDAKIGAGCNVGAGTITCNYDGVNKSLTELGDGVFIGSDTQLVAPVKVGDGAYVGAGTTVTKNVPPGSLAVSRAPQVTKEGWVAAKKARRAAKGA; this comes from the coding sequence ATCCTCCGCCGCATGACAGGTCTGTCGGCGGTGGTGTTGTGTGCGGGCAAGGGCACGCGGATGAAGTCGAAGAAGGCCAAGGTCCTTCACGCCATCCTCGGAAAGCCCCTGTGCGCCTATCCCCTCAAGCGAGCGCTCGAGCTCGGTGCCACGTCGGTGGTGCCGGTGGTGGGCCATCAAGCGGAAGCGGTGGAGACGGAGCTGCGCGCCCTGTTTCCACAGGCGCCGCTGCGCTTCGCGCTCCAGCGTGAGCAGCGGGGGACGGCGGACGCGGTGCGCTCGGCGGAAGAGGCCCTGAAGGGGTTCTCCGGCCGGGTGCTCATCCTCTACGGCGACGTGCCGCTGCTCCGCCGCGAGACGCTCTCCGCGCTTCTGTCCGCGCACGACGCGTCGGGCGGGGTGCTGGCGATGGTGACCACGGTGCTGGAGGACCCCACCGGCTACGGCCGCGTGCTGCGCGAGAATGGCCGCGTGGTGCGCGTGGTGGAGCAGAAGGACGCGACGGCGGAGCAGCGCGCCGTGCGCGAGTGCAACGCGGGCATCTACTCCGTCGACGCGGCCTTCCTCTGGAAGGCCCTGGCCGAAATCAAACCCAACAATGCGCAGGGCGAGTACTACCTGACGGACCTGGTGGAGCTCGCGGCGAAGCAGGGCGAGGTCGCAAGCGTCGCCGTGGACGCCACGGAGACCGCGGGCGTGAATGATCGGGTGGAGCTGGCCGCGCGGGCGCGGGTGCTCCAGCGGCGCATCAACGAGGCTCACATGCGCGCGGGCGTCACGCTGGTCGACCCGGACACGACCTTCATCGAAGAGGACGTGGTGGTGGGGGCCGACACGGAAGTGGGCCCAGGTGTGACGCTGATGTCAGGTTCCGTCATCGGACAGGACGTCGTCATCGGCCCGGGCTGCGTGGTGAGCGCCTCCACGGTGGCGGATGGCTCCGTGCTCAAGCCCTACTCCGTGCTGGAGGAGGCGAGGGTGGGCGTGCGGAACGTCATTGGCCCGTTTGCTCGCCTGCGTCCAGGAACGGAGCTGGCCGAGGATGTGCATCTCGGCAACTTCGTGGAGACGAAGAAGGCGGTCATCGGCAAGGGGACCAAGGCCAACCACCTGACGTACCTGGGGGACGCGAAGATTGGCGCGGGCTGCAACGTGGGGGCGGGCACCATCACCTGTAACTATGACGGGGTGAACAAGAGCCTCACGGAGCTGGGGGATGGGGTCTTCATCGGCTCGGACACTCAGTTGGTGGCGCCGGTGAAGGTGGGGGATGGGGCCTACGTGGGGGCGGGAACGACGGTGACCAAGAATGTGCCTCCGGGGAGCCTCGCTGTGTCTCGTGCGCCACAGGTGACGAAGGAAGGCTGGGTGGCCGCGAAGAAGGCGCGCCGCGCGGCGAAGGGCGCCTGA
- a CDS encoding TatD family hydrolase, with protein sequence MPEPLPIFDAHLHPESLSDQDLESMRFFGVERALVVAHHFPEPTSKGLLRHFDDVVERQLPRLEKVGIRAWAALGVHPRCIPRRGLSEVLSTLPDYFQGGRVVALGETGLHVGGEEEEEAFLEQLALARRLKLRVIVHTPLTDKERHTRRILTLLRQSGVLPSRVLVDHATARTVRTILEVGHWAGLTLHPEALAAERAVALVHRLGSERLVLNSDAGDGAGDILGLARVANLLSKARLSERIVRRVASDNAARFLQVGA encoded by the coding sequence GTGCCCGAGCCTCTGCCCATCTTCGACGCGCACCTGCACCCCGAGAGCCTGAGCGACCAGGACCTCGAATCGATGCGCTTCTTCGGAGTGGAGCGGGCGCTCGTGGTGGCGCATCACTTCCCGGAGCCCACGTCCAAGGGGCTCCTGCGACACTTCGATGATGTGGTGGAGCGCCAACTCCCCCGGCTGGAGAAGGTGGGCATCCGCGCCTGGGCCGCGCTGGGTGTCCACCCCCGCTGCATCCCCAGGCGCGGCCTGTCCGAGGTCCTCTCCACCCTGCCCGACTACTTCCAGGGCGGCCGCGTCGTCGCGCTCGGCGAGACGGGGCTGCACGTGGGCGGCGAAGAAGAAGAGGAGGCCTTCCTGGAGCAGCTCGCGCTGGCGCGGCGCCTCAAGCTGCGCGTCATCGTCCACACGCCCCTGACCGACAAGGAGCGCCACACGCGCCGCATCCTCACCTTGCTGCGCCAGTCCGGGGTGCTGCCCTCGCGTGTCCTCGTGGACCACGCCACCGCGCGCACCGTGCGCACCATCCTGGAAGTGGGGCATTGGGCCGGGCTGACGCTGCACCCGGAGGCCCTCGCCGCCGAGCGCGCGGTGGCCCTGGTCCACCGGCTGGGCAGTGAGCGGCTGGTCCTCAACTCCGACGCCGGAGACGGCGCGGGCGACATCCTGGGACTGGCCCGCGTCGCCAACCTCCTGTCCAAGGCCCGCCTCTCCGAGCGCATCGTGCGGCGCGTCGCGAGCGACAACGCCGCCCGCTTCCTCCAGGTGGGCGCCTGA
- a CDS encoding vWA domain-containing protein: MDLKSLSRTVLTAALATTLSAAPAFAAAPPAKEPPPVAVKPAQDQVQAEKKAPASRPEIEVVFVLDTTGSMSGLLEGAKRKIYSIASGIAQGRPTPHLKIGLVAYRDVGDDYVTKRFDLSDDLDTVFANLRRFTADGGGDTPEHVGRGLGEAVSKLSWSQDRTVMKAIFLVGDAPPAQRNDDWDFKHWSKRAKEKHIVVNTVRCGMDEETMTAWKYVAKLTDGSFDTIEQSGGMVAVATPYDDELAKVNSALASKTLYTGKAEVQAENIARAQAMAELAPEAASDRISYLRKTRRAEAASGAGAAAAPSSAPVAVGGAVDLVAAPEKLASVSSDEMPAELKDLSAEARTAKVKQLGDEKKALEAKASKLAEEREAWLSKNRPAKEDAFDANVMKGVKAQAAKYGVSY, encoded by the coding sequence ATGGACCTCAAGTCCCTGTCGCGGACCGTGCTCACGGCCGCGCTCGCCACCACCTTGTCCGCAGCCCCCGCCTTCGCCGCCGCACCTCCCGCGAAGGAGCCTCCTCCGGTCGCGGTGAAGCCCGCCCAGGACCAGGTCCAGGCGGAGAAGAAGGCGCCGGCGTCCCGTCCCGAAATCGAGGTGGTCTTCGTGCTCGACACCACGGGCTCGATGAGCGGGCTGCTGGAGGGGGCGAAGCGGAAGATCTACTCCATCGCCTCGGGCATCGCGCAGGGGCGGCCCACGCCGCACCTGAAGATTGGACTGGTGGCGTACCGGGACGTGGGGGACGACTACGTCACGAAGCGCTTCGACTTGAGCGATGACCTGGACACCGTCTTCGCGAACCTGCGCCGCTTCACGGCGGATGGTGGCGGTGACACGCCCGAGCACGTGGGCCGCGGCCTGGGCGAAGCGGTGTCGAAGTTGTCCTGGAGCCAGGACCGGACGGTGATGAAGGCCATCTTCCTGGTGGGTGACGCGCCTCCCGCGCAGCGCAACGACGACTGGGATTTCAAGCACTGGTCCAAGCGCGCCAAGGAGAAGCACATCGTCGTGAACACCGTGCGGTGTGGCATGGACGAGGAGACGATGACGGCGTGGAAGTACGTGGCGAAGCTGACCGATGGCTCCTTCGACACCATCGAGCAGTCGGGAGGCATGGTGGCGGTGGCGACGCCTTACGATGACGAGCTGGCGAAGGTGAACTCCGCGCTGGCTTCGAAGACGCTCTACACCGGCAAGGCGGAGGTCCAGGCGGAGAACATCGCCCGGGCCCAGGCCATGGCGGAGCTCGCGCCGGAGGCCGCGTCGGACCGCATCAGCTATCTGCGCAAGACGCGCCGCGCGGAGGCGGCCTCGGGAGCGGGGGCCGCCGCCGCTCCGAGCAGCGCGCCCGTGGCCGTGGGTGGCGCGGTGGACCTGGTCGCCGCGCCGGAGAAGCTGGCCAGCGTGAGCTCCGACGAGATGCCCGCGGAGCTGAAGGACCTGAGCGCGGAGGCTCGCACCGCGAAGGTGAAGCAGCTGGGCGACGAGAAGAAGGCCCTGGAGGCCAAGGCCTCCAAGCTCGCCGAGGAGCGCGAGGCGTGGCTGTCGAAGAACCGTCCCGCGAAGGAGGACGCCTTCGACGCCAACGTGATGAAGGGCGTGAAGGCGCAGGCCGCGAAGTACGGCGTGTCGTACTGA
- a CDS encoding ABC transporter ATP-binding protein, which yields MTPSPSDDLAVDARGLLKRFGGFTALNGLDLQIPKGAFYAYLGPNGAGKSTSIALLTGVHGPDAGSIRMLGVDAVKKPMEVKRRVGVVPEELSLFERLTGRQYLTFCARMYGLDGDEAAARAAELLELTELTYKAGALVSEYSKGMRRRLAIAAALIHAPELVLLDEPFEGIDVLAAGVIRELLRELSRRGVTLLLTTHVLEIAERLATHAGIIQGGRMLDQGTVPSLLQRYDSPSLEAVFEKLIAVPASRNARLSFYGEAPAPVVALREPA from the coding sequence ATGACGCCCTCCCCTTCCGATGACCTGGCCGTCGACGCGCGCGGGTTGCTCAAGCGCTTCGGTGGCTTCACCGCGCTCAATGGCCTGGACCTTCAGATTCCCAAGGGCGCCTTCTACGCGTACCTGGGCCCCAACGGCGCCGGGAAGTCCACCAGCATCGCGCTCCTGACGGGTGTGCATGGGCCCGACGCGGGCTCCATCCGGATGCTGGGCGTGGACGCGGTGAAGAAGCCCATGGAGGTGAAGCGGCGCGTGGGCGTGGTGCCGGAGGAGCTGAGCCTCTTCGAGCGGCTCACCGGGCGGCAGTACCTCACGTTCTGCGCGCGCATGTACGGCCTGGATGGCGACGAGGCCGCGGCGCGCGCGGCGGAGCTGCTGGAGTTGACGGAGCTCACGTACAAGGCGGGGGCGCTCGTCTCGGAGTACTCCAAGGGCATGCGGCGGCGGCTCGCCATCGCCGCGGCGTTGATCCACGCGCCGGAGCTGGTGCTGCTCGACGAGCCCTTCGAGGGCATCGACGTGCTGGCCGCCGGAGTCATCCGCGAGCTCTTGCGCGAGCTGAGCCGGCGCGGCGTGACGTTGCTGCTCACCACCCACGTGTTGGAGATCGCCGAGCGGCTGGCCACCCACGCGGGCATCATCCAGGGCGGGCGGATGCTGGACCAGGGCACGGTGCCCTCGCTGCTGCAGCGCTACGACAGCCCCTCGCTGGAGGCGGTGTTCGAGAAGCTCATCGCGGTGCCGGCCTCGCGCAACGCGCGGCTGTCCTTCTATGGCGAAGCCCCCGCCCCCGTCGTGGCGCTGCGGGAGCCGGCATGA
- a CDS encoding pirin family protein: MIYVRNAEERGHANHGWLDTHHTFSFADYYDPDFMGFRTLRVINEDTVAPHQGFGMHPHRDMEIITYVLGGQVEHRDSMGTKAVIQPGEVQRMSAGTGVVHSEMNNFSEPLHMLQIWVLPSQKGLQPGYEQKAFDAKERQGRFRVVASPDGRDGSLTVHQDLVLHGTLLGAGESARYTLAPGRHVWLQMARGSGTLNGVKLKAGDGVAVSDEDALVLTAETPVEALLFDMA; the protein is encoded by the coding sequence ATGATCTACGTTCGGAATGCAGAGGAAAGAGGCCATGCCAACCACGGCTGGCTGGACACGCACCACACGTTCTCCTTCGCGGACTACTACGACCCGGACTTCATGGGGTTCCGCACGTTGAGGGTCATCAATGAGGACACGGTGGCGCCCCATCAGGGGTTCGGGATGCACCCGCACCGGGACATGGAAATCATCACCTACGTGCTGGGCGGTCAGGTGGAGCACCGCGACAGCATGGGGACGAAGGCGGTCATCCAGCCCGGTGAGGTGCAGCGGATGAGCGCGGGGACGGGCGTGGTGCACAGCGAGATGAACAACTTCTCGGAGCCGCTGCACATGCTGCAGATCTGGGTCCTGCCCAGCCAGAAGGGCCTGCAGCCGGGCTATGAGCAGAAGGCCTTCGACGCGAAGGAGCGTCAGGGGCGCTTCCGGGTGGTCGCCTCGCCGGATGGACGAGACGGCTCACTCACGGTGCACCAGGACCTGGTGCTGCACGGCACGCTGCTGGGCGCGGGGGAGTCCGCTCGCTACACGCTGGCTCCGGGCCGGCATGTGTGGCTGCAGATGGCGCGGGGCTCCGGCACGCTGAACGGCGTGAAGCTGAAGGCGGGGGACGGGGTGGCGGTGTCGGACGAGGACGCGTTGGTGCTCACCGCCGAGACGCCCGTGGAGGCGCTCCTGTTCGACATGGCGTGA
- a CDS encoding type II secretion system protein produces the protein MSQDSRALRRGATLIEVLIAMTVLALASVGAVGGMVFASRDVHDGQLLQVKRLLLEASTQRLWLASKGPLLNEAVDRPSTFPTDLAPGAAPWKVDPSPAVAGDPSSGAYFKLSASGLVEPLTGIAAGTACNHASLPEGTYCREMLVTKGLPKDPPTAASALLPPGSRPVTVWTRVVRKGDTAERAQAHNEVFVQ, from the coding sequence ATGAGCCAGGACTCTCGCGCGCTCCGCCGGGGCGCCACCCTCATCGAGGTGCTCATCGCCATGACGGTGCTGGCGCTCGCCTCCGTCGGCGCCGTGGGCGGCATGGTGTTCGCCTCCCGCGACGTGCATGACGGACAACTGCTCCAGGTGAAGCGCCTGCTGCTCGAGGCGAGCACGCAGCGGCTGTGGCTGGCCTCCAAGGGGCCGCTGCTCAACGAGGCAGTGGACCGTCCCAGCACCTTCCCCACGGACCTGGCGCCTGGCGCCGCGCCGTGGAAGGTAGACCCGAGCCCCGCCGTGGCGGGGGACCCCAGCAGCGGCGCGTACTTCAAGCTGTCCGCCTCCGGCCTGGTGGAGCCCCTCACCGGAATCGCCGCGGGCACGGCCTGCAACCACGCCTCGCTGCCCGAGGGCACGTACTGCCGCGAGATGCTTGTCACGAAGGGCCTGCCCAAAGACCCACCCACCGCCGCGTCCGCGCTCCTGCCTCCCGGCTCGCGGCCGGTGACGGTGTGGACCCGCGTGGTGCGCAAGGGCGACACCGCCGAGCGCGCGCAGGCGCACAACGAGGTGTTCGTCCAATGA
- the ggt gene encoding gamma-glutamyltransferase yields the protein MNETSVERQASRKSARAQVSRGLAVAVLLLACAASAARPYRGGVVATAYPQASEAALKMLDRGGNAVDAAVAAAFVAAVVGPYHSGVGGGGFALVHDAKSGATRALDFREVAPKAATRDMFLKDGKVVPALSTDGVLSVAVPGAVAGYLELLKTHGTLPPSVVLAPAIEAARKGLWVTPRYRSMTEGRLECLRKDPEASRIFLLKNARGEMDVPPVGHLVRQPDLARTLTTLAKQGAKGFYTGPVAQGIVDTVRSGGGILTMEDLASYKTRPREPLAGSYRGHRILTMPPPSAGGVALIQVLGALEILRPQGFALKDPEVVHLYVEAVRRAYVDRAKYLGDPDFSDVPTARLVSPGHIADLAGSIDAKKATSSLSLLPQSPNTQGSTLTDKPATLTPEPERKNTTHISVMDKNGNTVAMTTTVNYGFGSCVVAKGTGVLLNDEMDDFAAQPGVPNAYGLVTGEPNAIVPGKVPQSSMTPTLVFSKDEPTRVMLAVGSPGGSTIPTTVIQVISNIIDGGMDVARAVGEGRVHHQYLPDEMWVDRWGLEPATLSALEAKGHKVRRVEQWGDAEAVFIDSKTGLRFSGSDPRNEGFAMGQD from the coding sequence TTGAACGAGACGAGCGTGGAGAGGCAGGCCTCGCGCAAGAGCGCGCGGGCGCAGGTGTCGCGAGGCCTGGCGGTGGCGGTGTTGCTCCTGGCGTGCGCGGCATCCGCGGCGCGGCCATACCGGGGCGGCGTGGTGGCCACGGCCTATCCTCAGGCCAGTGAGGCGGCGCTGAAGATGCTGGACCGGGGCGGCAACGCGGTGGACGCGGCGGTGGCCGCGGCCTTCGTGGCGGCCGTCGTCGGTCCCTACCATTCGGGTGTGGGCGGAGGCGGCTTCGCGCTGGTGCATGACGCGAAGTCCGGCGCGACGCGGGCCTTGGACTTCCGCGAGGTGGCGCCCAAGGCGGCCACGCGGGACATGTTCCTCAAGGACGGCAAGGTGGTACCGGCGCTGTCCACGGATGGCGTGCTGAGCGTCGCCGTGCCGGGCGCCGTCGCCGGCTACCTGGAGCTGCTCAAGACGCACGGCACGCTGCCCCCGTCCGTCGTCCTGGCGCCCGCCATCGAGGCGGCGCGCAAGGGGCTGTGGGTGACGCCGCGCTACCGCTCCATGACGGAGGGACGGCTGGAGTGTCTGCGCAAGGACCCGGAGGCCTCGCGCATCTTCCTGTTGAAGAACGCGCGGGGAGAGATGGACGTGCCTCCGGTGGGGCACCTCGTGCGCCAGCCGGACCTGGCTCGCACGCTCACCACCCTCGCGAAGCAGGGCGCGAAGGGCTTCTACACGGGGCCGGTGGCCCAGGGCATCGTGGACACGGTGCGCTCGGGCGGCGGCATCCTCACGATGGAGGACCTGGCGTCCTACAAGACACGCCCTCGCGAGCCGCTCGCGGGCAGCTACCGCGGCCACCGCATCCTCACCATGCCTCCGCCCAGCGCGGGCGGCGTGGCGCTCATCCAGGTGCTGGGCGCGTTGGAAATCCTGCGGCCGCAGGGCTTCGCCCTGAAGGACCCGGAGGTGGTGCACCTGTACGTGGAGGCGGTGCGCCGCGCGTACGTGGACCGCGCGAAGTACCTGGGCGACCCGGACTTCTCCGACGTGCCCACCGCGCGGCTGGTGTCGCCGGGGCACATCGCGGACCTGGCTGGCTCCATCGACGCGAAGAAGGCCACATCCAGCCTCTCGCTGCTCCCCCAGTCGCCCAACACGCAGGGCTCCACGCTCACGGACAAGCCCGCCACGCTGACGCCGGAGCCGGAGCGCAAGAACACCACCCACATCTCCGTCATGGACAAGAATGGCAACACGGTTGCAATGACCACCACGGTGAACTACGGCTTCGGCTCGTGTGTGGTGGCCAAGGGCACAGGCGTGCTGCTCAACGACGAGATGGATGACTTCGCGGCGCAGCCGGGGGTGCCCAACGCGTATGGGCTCGTCACCGGAGAGCCGAACGCCATCGTCCCGGGCAAGGTGCCCCAGTCCTCCATGACGCCCACGTTGGTGTTCTCCAAGGACGAGCCCACGCGCGTCATGCTGGCGGTGGGCAGCCCCGGCGGCTCCACCATCCCCACCACCGTCATCCAGGTCATCAGCAACATCATCGACGGCGGCATGGACGTGGCGCGCGCGGTGGGCGAGGGCCGGGTCCATCACCAGTACCTGCCCGACGAGATGTGGGTGGACCGGTGGGGCCTGGAGCCCGCCACGCTGTCGGCGCTGGAGGCCAAGGGCCACAAGGTTCGCCGCGTGGAACAATGGGGTGACGCGGAGGCCGTCTTCATCGACTCGAAGACAGGCCTGCGCTTCTCTGGAAGCGACCCTCGCAACGAGGGCTTCGCCATGGGACAGGATTGA